From a region of the Mercurialis annua linkage group LG1-X, ddMerAnnu1.2, whole genome shotgun sequence genome:
- the LOC126656535 gene encoding pyridoxine/pyridoxamine 5'-phosphate oxidase 1, chloroplastic yields MILMRKARAMSSLSCLFLAQSLPLALTSPRNTTTRAPIFESSRNLSASFTRNTPGNTCPISRSGFSGSQFRSKSSASGVMLTSQNSESITYLTQRDAAEIDEILMGPLGFSVDQLMELAGLSVAASVAEVYEPSEYNRVLSICGPGNNGGDGLVAARHLHHFGYKSFVCYPKRTSKPLYTGLVTQLESLSIPFLAVEDLPLDLSNDFDIVLDAMFGFSFHGAPRPPFDDLIQKLVHVHKLNQTREKSSAIISVDIPSGWHVEEGDIGGDGIRPDMLVSLTAPKLCAKKFSGTHHFLGGRFVPPPIVEKFKLHLPPYPGTSMCVRIGKPPQIDISALRENYISPEFREEEVEANPIDQFRKWFDDAVAAGLKEPNAMALSTVGKNGKPSSRMVLLKGVDKDGFVWYTNYESTKARELSENPQASLLFYWDGLNRQVRVEGSVQKVSDEESESYFHSRPRGSQIGAIVSKQSTVVPGRHVLHQLYKELEAKFSNMSLIPKPKHWGGYRLTPKSFEFWQGQKSRLHDRLQYIPEEINGKQVWKIVRLAP; encoded by the exons ATGATATTGATGCGCAAGGCGCGAGCTATGTCATCACTGTCATGTTTATTTCTCGCCCAATCACTCCCACTTGCTCTCACCAGTCCTCGTAACACCACCACTCGTGCTCCCATTTTCGAATCTTCTCGCAATCTCTCCGCCTCTTTCACTCGAAACACTCCG GGTAATACTTGTCCAATTTCGCGTTCTGGATTTTCTGGTTCTCAATTTCGTTCAAAATCATCAGCAAGTGGCGTTATGCTAACCAGTCAAAACTCAGAGTCTATAACTTACCTCACGCAGCGTGATGCTGCTGAGATTGACGAGATTCTCATGGGACCACTCGGTTTTAGCGTCGATCAGCTAATG GAATTAGCTGGTTTAAGCGTCGCTGCTTCCGTAGCAGag GTTTACGAACCAAGCGAGTATAATCGAGTACTTTCTATCTGTGGTCCAGGGAACAATGGCGGGGATGGCTTAGTAGCAGCTCGTCATTTGCATCATTTTGGATACAAATCGTTTGTTTGTTATCCTAAGCGTACTTCCAAACCTCTTTATACTGGTTTGGTTACTCAG CTGGAATCACTGTCGATCCCTTTCTTGGCAGTGGAAGATCTACCTTTGGACCTGTCAAACGATTTTGACATTGTATTAGATGCTATGTTTGGATTTTCATTCCATG GTGCCCCAAGACCACCTTTTGATGATCTAATTCAAAAGTTGGTTCACGTGCATAAGCTTAATCAAACTCGTGAAAAGTCCTCAGCTATTATCTCTGTAGATATTCCATCTGGCTGGCATGTTGAAGAAGGCGATATCGGTGGTGATGGAATTAGACCTGATATGCTG GTTTCTTTGACTGCCCCAAAGCTGTGTGCAAAGAAATTTTCTGGCACACACCACTTTCTTGGTGGTAGGTTTGTCCCACCACCTATTGTTGAAAAATTTAAGCTGCATCTTCCTCCATATCCCGGCACTTCTATGTGTGTTCGAATTGGAAAGCCTCCACAAATTGATATATCAGCTCTTAGGGAGAATTATATTTCTCCTGAATTTCGTGAGGAGGAGGTGGAGGCTAACCCCATCGATCAG TTTCGTAAATGGTTTGATGATGCTGTGGCTGCTGGGTTGAAGGAGCCGAATGCTATGGCCTTGTCAACTGTGGGAAAGAATGGAAAACC CTCATCAAGGATGGTACTGTTGAAAGGAGTCGATAAGGATGGATTTGTCTG GTACACCAATTATGAGAGCACAAAGGCACGAGAATTATCTGAAAATCCTCAAGCATCGCTTCTTTTCTACTGGGATGGCCTTAATCGGCAG GTAAGAGTGGAAGGATCTGTCCAGAAAGTTTCAGATGAGGAATCTGAAAGTTACTTCCATAGCCGTCCTCGAGGAAGTCAGATTGGAGCAATAGTTAGCAAGCAG AGCACTGTAGTTCCTGGAAGGCATGTCCTACACCAGCTATACAAAGAACTAGAGGCAAAGTTCTCCAATAT GAGTTTGATCCCAAAACCTAAACACTGGGGAGGATACAGGCTTACACCGAAAAGTTTTGAATTTTGGCAAGGACAAAAGTCTCGCTTGCATGACAG GTTGCAGTACATTCCTGAGGAGATCAATGGAAAACAAGTTTGGAAAATTGTGCGGCTGGCTCCATGA
- the LOC126666385 gene encoding uncharacterized protein LOC126666385 — protein sequence MVKETENQLKKPRFLCLHGFRTSGEILKKQIHKWPESLLQKLDLVFLDGSYPASGKSDVEGIFDPPYYEWFQFNKEFTEYTNFEECLAYIEDFMIKNGPFDGLLGFSQGAILSGGLPGLQTSGVALTKVPKIKNLIIIGGAKFKAPSVAEKAYSSPIQCSSLHFLGETDFLKPFGLELLESYIDPVVIHHPKGHTIPRLDEKGQETMLSFIERIEGAQKVNTESV from the exons ATGGTGAAGGAAACAGAGAATCAGTTAAAGAAACCCAGGTTTTTATGTCTCCATGGATTCAGAACAAGCGGTGAAATTCTCAAGAAACAGATTCATAAATGGCCTGAATCTCTTCTTCAGAAGCTTGATTTAGTGTTTCTTGACGGATCCTACCCGGCTAGTGGAAAATCTGACGTTGAAGGCATTTTTGATCCTCCTTATTACGAGTGGTTCCAGTTCAACAAG GAATTTACAGAGTATACGAATTTTGAAGAGTGTCTTGCTTACATAGAAGATTTCATGATTAAAAATGGACCGTTTGATGGTCTCCTGGGTTTCTCTCAG GGAGCTATCCTATCGGGGGGATTGCCGGGTCTGCAAACCAGT GGTGTGGCCCTAACCAAGGTAcctaaaataaagaatttaataataattggaGGGGCTAAGTTTAAAGCACCATCTGTGGCTGAGAAGGCATATAGTTCTCCTATTCAATGTTCATCCCTTCATTTTTTGG GAGAGACGGACTTCTTGAAGCCATTTGGATTGGAGCTCTTGGAATCATACATAGACCCTGTTGTGATTCATCACCCAAAGGGCCATACTATACCGAGACTTG ATGAAAAAGGCCAGGAGACCATGCTCAGCTTCATTGAAAGGATTGAAGGTGCCCAGAAAGTAAATACTGAAAGTGTTTAG
- the LOC126666080 gene encoding bet1-like protein At4g14600 yields MAASSSRGGSFYGGAAPYRSREGLSTRPVASSDEIQLRIDPMHGDFDDEISGLHSQVKLLRNVAEEISSEAKFQKDFLDQLQMTVLKAQAGVKNNIRKLNRSIIKNGGNHIVHVVLFALFCFFLVYLWSKVSRR; encoded by the exons ATGGCCGCAAGTTCGAGCCGAGGTGGTTCCTTCTACGGTGGCGCCGCTCCTTATAGATCAAG AGAAGGATTGAGCACGAGACCGGTAGCTAGCTCCGATGAAATACAATTAAGGATTGATCCGATGCACGGCGATTTCGATGATGAGATCTCCGGTCTCCATAGCCAAGTTAAGCTTTTGAGAAAT GTGGCTGAAGAGATAAGTTCAGAAGCAAAGTTCCAGAAGGATTTTTTGGATCAactg CAAATGACCGTACTCAAAGCTCAAGCTGGTGTGAAGAACAACATAAGGAAGTTGAATAGGAGCATCATCAAGAATGGTGGAAATCATATTGTACATGTGGTTCTTTTTGCATTATTTTGCTTCTTCTTGGTCTACCTATGGTCCAAAGTTTCAAGAAGATAA